A genomic window from Mesorhizobium sp. 131-2-1 includes:
- the ccoP gene encoding cytochrome-c oxidase, cbb3-type subunit III has translation MSTEHIDDVSGISTTGHEWDGIKELNNPLPRWWVVTFYITIAWAIGYTIAYPAWPMLSSATKGVLGYSSRNDVKNELAAAEAAKGKYVAAIQAKTVSEIAADDALREFAVAAGGATFKVNCVQCHGSGAQGSAGFPNLNDDEWLWGGSAEQIQQTITHGIRFASDPDTRQSEMPAFGDIITPEQATQVSAYVASLSGPVQDKSLIEPGAKVFAENCVACHGANAKGNREFGAPDLTDAIWLYGSGETAIAAQVRAPKHGVMPAWIGRLGETKVKELAVYIHSLGGGE, from the coding sequence ATGAGCACAGAGCACATCGACGACGTGTCAGGCATCTCGACGACCGGCCATGAGTGGGATGGCATCAAGGAACTCAACAACCCTCTTCCCCGCTGGTGGGTGGTAACCTTCTACATCACCATCGCCTGGGCGATCGGCTATACGATCGCCTACCCGGCATGGCCGATGCTGTCTTCCGCGACCAAGGGCGTGCTCGGCTATTCCAGCCGCAACGATGTCAAGAACGAGCTGGCCGCCGCCGAAGCCGCAAAAGGCAAATATGTCGCCGCCATCCAGGCGAAGACCGTCTCCGAGATCGCTGCTGACGACGCGCTGCGTGAGTTCGCGGTCGCGGCCGGCGGAGCCACGTTCAAGGTCAATTGCGTGCAATGCCACGGTTCAGGCGCCCAAGGCTCGGCCGGCTTTCCCAACCTCAATGACGACGAGTGGCTGTGGGGGGGCAGCGCAGAACAGATCCAGCAAACGATCACGCACGGCATCCGCTTCGCCTCGGATCCCGATACGCGGCAGTCCGAAATGCCCGCCTTTGGCGACATCATCACGCCCGAGCAGGCCACGCAGGTCAGCGCCTATGTCGCCAGCCTTTCCGGTCCGGTCCAGGACAAAAGCCTGATCGAGCCCGGCGCCAAGGTGTTCGCGGAAAATTGCGTCGCCTGCCATGGCGCCAATGCGAAGGGCAACAGGGAGTTCGGCGCACCCGACCTGACCGATGCGATCTGGCTCTACGGATCGGGCGAGACGGCCATCGCGGCCCAGGTCCGCGCGCCGAAACATGGCGTCATGCCGGCCTGGATCGGACGTCTCGGCGAGACCAAGGTCAAGGAGCTTGCGGTCTACATCCATTCGCTTGGCGGCGGAGAATAG
- the ccoG gene encoding cytochrome c oxidase accessory protein CcoG, whose translation MKVLDQTQVERLEAEAVNSARIRQPLYAPRRKIFPKRASGSFRRFKWLVMAITLGIYYLTPWLRWDRGAFAPDQAVLLDLANRRFYFFFIEIWPQEFYYVAGLLMMAGIGLFLITSTVGRAWCGYTCPQTVWVDLFLVVERAIEGDRNARMKLDAGPWTARKLVLRASKHAIWLVIAAATGGAWIFYFADAPTLAGEVFRGTSAPVAYVTILVLTATTYTFGGLMREQVCTYMCPWPRIQAAMLDENSLTVTYNDWRGEPRSRHAKKAIAAGQPVGDCVDCNACVAVCPMGIDIRDGQQLECITCALCIDACDSVMDKLGRERGLISYATLSDYNANMAVATAGGSRPVDPSLVRTADGTFSEKLAHFHIRKIFRLRTFIYLGAWSAVGLALLYSLLTRERLELNVLHDRNPQFVTLSDGSIRNGYTVKLLNMIPEPRTIVVTLQGLPGAEMSAVGIELPPSRSFATLADPDRLKTLKVFVRQPADQIEGAAQSFKFLIEDKAGLESAEYTATFNAPETAR comes from the coding sequence ATGAAGGTGCTGGATCAGACGCAGGTTGAACGGCTGGAAGCGGAGGCGGTCAATTCCGCCAGGATCCGGCAGCCGCTTTATGCCCCGCGCAGGAAGATCTTCCCGAAACGCGCCTCGGGCAGCTTTCGCCGCTTCAAATGGCTGGTGATGGCGATCACGCTGGGCATCTACTACCTGACGCCATGGCTGCGGTGGGATCGCGGCGCGTTCGCGCCCGACCAGGCAGTGCTGCTCGATCTCGCCAACCGTCGTTTCTACTTCTTCTTCATCGAGATATGGCCGCAGGAATTCTACTACGTCGCCGGTCTTCTGATGATGGCCGGCATCGGCCTGTTCCTGATTACATCCACGGTCGGCCGCGCCTGGTGCGGCTATACCTGTCCGCAGACCGTGTGGGTCGACTTGTTTCTCGTCGTGGAGCGGGCGATCGAAGGCGATCGCAACGCGCGCATGAAGCTTGACGCCGGCCCATGGACGGCACGCAAGCTGGTGCTGCGTGCATCGAAGCACGCCATCTGGCTGGTCATAGCCGCAGCAACCGGCGGCGCCTGGATCTTCTATTTCGCCGACGCGCCGACACTGGCCGGTGAAGTCTTCCGGGGCACTTCCGCGCCGGTCGCCTATGTGACCATCCTCGTGCTCACGGCAACCACCTACACATTCGGCGGGCTGATGCGCGAGCAGGTCTGCACCTACATGTGCCCATGGCCGCGTATCCAGGCCGCCATGCTGGATGAGAATTCGCTCACCGTCACCTACAATGACTGGCGCGGCGAGCCCCGCTCGCGCCATGCCAAGAAGGCCATTGCCGCCGGACAGCCAGTTGGCGATTGCGTCGACTGCAATGCCTGTGTCGCCGTCTGCCCGATGGGTATCGACATTCGGGACGGCCAGCAGCTCGAATGCATCACCTGCGCACTCTGCATCGATGCCTGCGACAGCGTGATGGACAAGCTCGGCAGGGAGCGCGGGCTGATCTCCTATGCGACATTGTCCGACTACAATGCCAATATGGCTGTGGCCACCGCGGGCGGTTCACGCCCGGTAGATCCCTCGCTGGTGCGAACTGCCGACGGCACCTTTTCGGAGAAGTTGGCGCATTTCCACATTCGCAAGATCTTCCGTCTGCGCACCTTCATCTATCTGGGCGCATGGTCGGCCGTCGGGCTCGCGTTGCTCTATTCGCTGCTGACCCGCGAGCGCCTGGAGCTCAACGTCCTGCACGACCGCAATCCGCAATTCGTGACGCTTTCCGACGGCTCGATCCGCAACGGCTACACCGTCAAGCTGCTCAACATGATCCCCGAGCCGAGGACGATCGTTGTCACCTTGCAAGGCCTGCCGGGCGCCGAGATGAGCGCGGTCGGCATCGAGCTTCCCCCCTCCCGCTCTTTCGCGACCCTGGCCGATCCCGACCGGCTGAAGACCCTGAAGGTTTTCGTACGCCAGCCAGCCGACCAGATCGAGGGCGCCGCGCAGAGCTTCAAGTTCCTGATCGAGGACAAGGCCGGCCTCGAATCCGCCGAATACACGGCCACGTTCAATGCACCGGAGACCGCCAGATGA
- a CDS encoding FixH family protein: protein MSAHSQKSREFTGRHMLFTILGFFGVVIGVNLTMATLASKSWTGLVVENTYVASQQFNRKAEEGRAQAALGWTGKLTIAWGEVRYRLSDAAGKPVLLHAVKVLFRHPAYEAEDRSVTLAAAAGQEFAAQHTPRDGVWIVEVDADAGLAEPYRDVRRITISHGALQ, encoded by the coding sequence ATGAGCGCCCATTCGCAGAAATCCCGCGAATTCACCGGCCGGCACATGCTGTTCACCATTCTCGGTTTCTTCGGCGTGGTCATCGGCGTCAATCTGACTATGGCGACGCTTGCCAGCAAGAGTTGGACCGGGCTCGTCGTCGAAAACACCTATGTGGCGAGCCAACAGTTCAACCGGAAGGCAGAAGAAGGCCGCGCGCAGGCTGCGCTTGGCTGGACCGGCAAACTGACGATCGCATGGGGCGAGGTCCGCTACCGCCTCAGCGACGCAGCCGGCAAGCCTGTTCTCCTGCACGCGGTGAAAGTTCTGTTTCGCCACCCCGCCTACGAGGCAGAGGACAGGTCCGTCACTCTGGCCGCTGCCGCGGGTCAGGAATTTGCCGCGCAGCACACGCCGAGAGATGGCGTCTGGATCGTCGAAGTCGATGCCGATGCCGGTCTCGCGGAACCCTATCGCGATGTCCGTAGAATCACGATTTCCCATGGAGCACTGCAATGA
- a CDS encoding cation-translocating P-type ATPase yields the protein MSCCAPGAEMALDLDGVTLALPSSQEIRLASRLLGGDLHQTDLSVPAVHCAACIQTIETALEKLEHVEGARVNLSTKRVSIRWLGDEVPPFVATLGRLGYDAHLFDPESDGKDKTLSELIRAVAVAGFAAGNIMLLSVSVWSGAEGATRDLFHWVSALIAIPALAFAGGIYFRSAWNALRHGRMNMDVPIAVGVSLAYAMSLYETITHGEHAYFDASVSLLFFLLIGRTLDHVMRERARTAVNGLAQLAARGAMVLRGDGTRDYLPVGEIEPGMQLLIAAGERIPVDGNILGGISDLDCSLVSGESTPRTVGSGAHVQAGTLNLTGPLTMQATATAKDSFLAEMVRLMEAAEGGRSQYRRIADRVSALYAPVVHLAALLTFLGWMVASGDWHLAMTIAIAVLIITCPCALGLAVPIVQVVAARRLFEAGVMVKDGSAMERLAAIDTAVFDKTGTLTLGQPRLVNAPSIDPTMLAIAADMAAHSRHPFSKAIAVFAGFSGQLRLGSVSEHPGFGIEAVTEGNTWRLGRRGWAGWKARTGGEGKSGGFGGTVLSKNGAIVAAFTFEDAARADAKVAVGQLRDAGISVEMLSGDTANACGEVARTLGIDDFVPALLPSGKVERIEALSRQGHKVLMVGDGLNDTPALGAAHVSMAPATAADVGRNAADFVFLRESLLAVPLAVDISRKAGRLIRQNITIAIVYNAFAVPIAISGHVTPLIAAVAMSASSLLVIGNALRLQGSATRSSAEIAPPDRRARPGMLVQPS from the coding sequence ATGAGCTGCTGCGCGCCGGGCGCCGAAATGGCGCTGGATCTCGATGGTGTCACCTTGGCCCTGCCATCAAGCCAGGAAATTCGGTTGGCGAGCCGCTTGCTTGGCGGGGACCTGCACCAAACCGATCTCTCGGTACCGGCGGTGCATTGCGCAGCCTGCATTCAGACGATCGAGACGGCGCTCGAAAAGCTCGAGCATGTCGAGGGCGCACGGGTCAACCTGTCGACAAAACGTGTTTCGATCCGCTGGCTTGGCGATGAGGTTCCGCCATTCGTCGCCACGCTTGGACGACTGGGCTATGACGCGCACCTGTTCGATCCGGAGTCTGACGGGAAGGACAAGACGCTCTCGGAACTGATCCGCGCCGTCGCGGTCGCCGGCTTTGCGGCCGGCAACATCATGCTGCTTTCGGTCTCGGTCTGGTCCGGCGCGGAAGGCGCGACCCGCGACCTATTCCATTGGGTTTCGGCGCTGATCGCCATCCCGGCGCTCGCCTTCGCCGGCGGCATCTATTTCCGCTCGGCATGGAATGCGCTGCGCCACGGTCGCATGAACATGGATGTGCCTATAGCGGTCGGTGTCTCGCTCGCCTATGCCATGAGCCTCTACGAGACAATCACGCACGGCGAGCACGCCTATTTCGATGCGTCGGTGTCCTTGCTGTTCTTCCTTCTGATCGGCCGCACGCTGGATCACGTGATGCGGGAGCGCGCACGGACCGCGGTGAACGGCCTGGCGCAGTTGGCGGCGCGCGGCGCCATGGTGCTGCGAGGTGACGGCACACGCGACTACCTGCCCGTCGGCGAGATCGAACCCGGCATGCAACTGCTCATCGCGGCCGGCGAGCGGATTCCGGTCGATGGCAATATCCTCGGCGGAATCTCTGATCTCGACTGCTCGCTGGTATCCGGGGAAAGCACGCCCCGGACCGTGGGCTCGGGAGCGCACGTTCAGGCCGGCACGCTCAATCTCACGGGTCCGCTGACCATGCAGGCGACGGCTACGGCGAAGGATTCTTTCCTGGCCGAGATGGTCCGGCTCATGGAGGCCGCGGAGGGTGGCCGATCGCAGTATCGCAGGATCGCCGACCGGGTCTCTGCCCTCTACGCACCTGTGGTTCATCTCGCGGCCTTGCTGACATTCCTCGGCTGGATGGTCGCGTCCGGCGACTGGCACCTGGCAATGACGATCGCGATCGCCGTTCTCATCATCACTTGCCCTTGCGCGCTCGGGCTCGCCGTACCGATCGTGCAGGTGGTCGCGGCGCGGCGCCTGTTCGAGGCCGGCGTCATGGTCAAGGACGGTTCGGCCATGGAACGGCTGGCCGCGATCGACACGGCGGTGTTCGACAAGACCGGGACGCTCACGCTCGGACAGCCAAGGCTGGTCAACGCGCCGTCCATCGACCCGACCATGCTGGCGATCGCAGCCGACATGGCCGCGCATTCGCGCCATCCGTTCTCGAAGGCCATAGCCGTTTTCGCGGGTTTTTCCGGTCAACTCAGGCTCGGGTCCGTCAGCGAACACCCAGGCTTCGGCATCGAGGCCGTCACTGAGGGGAATACCTGGCGTCTCGGCCGGCGCGGATGGGCTGGGTGGAAGGCGCGGACCGGCGGCGAAGGCAAATCTGGCGGCTTTGGCGGAACGGTGCTCTCGAAGAACGGGGCGATCGTCGCCGCCTTCACGTTCGAGGATGCTGCGCGCGCCGACGCCAAGGTGGCAGTCGGGCAATTGCGGGATGCAGGCATCTCCGTCGAGATGTTGTCCGGCGATACCGCCAATGCCTGCGGCGAAGTCGCCAGGACCTTGGGAATCGACGATTTCGTCCCCGCGCTGCTGCCCTCCGGCAAGGTTGAACGGATCGAGGCACTGTCCAGGCAGGGCCACAAGGTCCTGATGGTGGGCGATGGGCTGAACGACACGCCGGCGCTCGGCGCGGCGCATGTCTCGATGGCCCCGGCGACCGCGGCCGATGTGGGTCGCAATGCCGCCGATTTCGTCTTCCTGCGCGAAAGCCTCCTGGCTGTGCCTTTGGCAGTGGACATTTCGCGCAAGGCGGGCCGGCTGATCCGGCAGAACATCACAATTGCGATCGTCTACAACGCGTTTGCGGTGCCGATCGCCATATCGGGGCATGTGACGCCCCTCATCGCTGCGGTCGCGATGTCCGCCTCGTCGCTGCTCGTGATCGGCAACGCCCTGCGGCTTCAAGGATCCGCGACACGTTCATCGGCTGAAATCGCTCCGCCAGATCGGCGCGCGCGCCCCGGCATGCTGGTTCAACCCTCATGA
- the ccoS gene encoding cbb3-type cytochrome oxidase assembly protein CcoS: MTTLVYLIPVALFLGALGLTGFLWALRSGQYEDLDGAAERILIDRDEPPK, translated from the coding sequence ATGACGACGCTCGTCTACCTCATCCCGGTAGCGCTGTTCCTCGGTGCGCTGGGGCTGACCGGTTTCCTTTGGGCGCTGAGAAGCGGCCAGTACGAGGATCTTGATGGAGCGGCGGAGCGCATTCTGATCGATCGGGATGAGCCGCCGAAGTGA
- a CDS encoding CBS domain-containing protein codes for MQAEAIMTTPVVTVGPGASIADAAELMLARKIGCLPVVRDDGTVAGIISEGDFLRRQELGTQRVRPRWLEFVVGPGKMASEYVLANGRRVDEVMTGQVVSAPPSASLAEIVGLMAGNKIKNVPIVRAGKLVGIVTRTDLLRALLRVLPKSGATTDADDSIRKNVLAELKGQVWINGGLIGVSVDRGTVELSGAIFDERQRKAAVVAAENVAGVKAVKDSLFCAGPLSVVLVS; via the coding sequence ATGCAGGCCGAAGCCATAATGACCACGCCGGTCGTCACCGTAGGTCCGGGCGCTTCGATCGCCGATGCGGCCGAACTTATGCTTGCCAGGAAGATCGGCTGTCTGCCGGTCGTCCGCGATGACGGAACAGTGGCAGGCATCATCAGCGAGGGCGATTTCCTGCGCCGTCAGGAGCTCGGCACCCAGCGCGTTCGTCCTCGCTGGCTGGAGTTTGTCGTCGGCCCCGGCAAGATGGCCAGCGAATATGTCCTCGCGAACGGACGTCGAGTCGACGAGGTGATGACAGGTCAGGTCGTGTCGGCGCCGCCGAGTGCCTCGCTCGCAGAAATTGTCGGGTTGATGGCAGGGAACAAGATCAAGAATGTGCCGATCGTCCGGGCAGGAAAGCTCGTCGGCATCGTCACGCGGACGGACCTGCTGCGCGCACTGTTGCGCGTCCTGCCGAAATCGGGCGCGACGACGGATGCTGACGATTCCATCCGCAAGAACGTCCTGGCGGAGCTCAAAGGCCAAGTCTGGATCAACGGGGGCTTGATCGGGGTAAGTGTCGATCGAGGAACTGTCGAGCTGAGCGGCGCGATCTTTGACGAGCGTCAGCGGAAGGCGGCCGTGGTTGCAGCGGAGAACGTTGCAGGCGTCAAGGCTGTCAAGGACAGCCTGTTCTGCGCGGGACCATTGTCGGTCGTGCTTGTGTCCTAG
- a CDS encoding DUF6455 family protein: protein MTFLDYLISVDARTALMGRMMQKLGVDRQLKVVADHAAVTNRAVDRCRSCGHQDECSTWLDQHLQADEPPDYCRNRDLIARLQHAAGQR from the coding sequence ATGACCTTTCTCGACTATCTGATTTCAGTAGACGCCAGGACTGCCCTGATGGGGCGCATGATGCAGAAGCTCGGCGTCGACAGGCAGTTGAAGGTCGTCGCGGACCATGCCGCCGTTACCAATCGGGCGGTGGATCGCTGCCGCTCCTGCGGGCACCAGGATGAGTGCTCGACCTGGCTTGACCAACACCTGCAAGCCGACGAACCGCCAGACTACTGCCGCAACCGCGACCTGATCGCACGACTGCAGCATGCGGCTGGCCAGCGATAG
- a CDS encoding universal stress protein, whose amino-acid sequence MSYKSIIANLAIDAPPAPMVKLGVELAERFGAHLVGLAAADVPPLVATGNGLVYEGEIMQIQRTEIEKRLAELRAEFERLVPASVSSEWGQAVCSPTRFLSESSRAADLIVTGGEGGENVYRAVDIGSLALGAGRPVLVAASNAEHVMAKTVLVAWKDTREARRAIADALPFLAGANKVVVVTMDTNRHESIRDSLADIAAYLEHHGVTARTELIPDEADGDRLLAFAHSIQADLIVSGAYGHSRLREWAFGGVTRSLIESNGIHRFMSY is encoded by the coding sequence ATGTCTTATAAGTCAATCATTGCAAATCTTGCGATAGATGCGCCGCCCGCGCCCATGGTGAAGTTGGGGGTCGAACTGGCCGAGCGTTTCGGAGCGCACCTTGTTGGCCTGGCGGCTGCCGATGTTCCGCCCCTCGTCGCGACCGGCAACGGTCTGGTCTACGAGGGGGAGATCATGCAGATCCAGCGAACCGAAATCGAAAAGCGGCTTGCCGAACTCAGGGCCGAGTTCGAGAGGCTGGTTCCGGCATCGGTCAGCAGCGAATGGGGGCAGGCGGTGTGTAGTCCCACACGCTTCCTCAGCGAGTCCTCCCGCGCGGCCGACCTTATCGTCACCGGCGGCGAAGGCGGCGAAAATGTTTACCGCGCCGTCGACATCGGGAGCCTGGCGCTCGGCGCAGGCCGGCCCGTCCTCGTCGCCGCGAGCAATGCCGAACATGTCATGGCAAAGACCGTGCTGGTCGCCTGGAAGGACACCAGGGAGGCGCGACGGGCGATCGCCGATGCGTTGCCGTTCCTTGCCGGCGCCAACAAAGTCGTAGTCGTCACGATGGATACCAACCGTCATGAAAGCATCCGCGACAGTCTCGCCGATATCGCGGCTTATCTCGAACATCATGGCGTCACGGCCCGGACTGAACTGATACCCGACGAGGCTGACGGCGACCGGCTGCTGGCATTCGCGCACTCGATCCAAGCCGACCTGATTGTCTCCGGCGCCTACGGCCACAGCCGCCTGCGGGAATGGGCCTTCGGCGGCGTCACTCGCTCGCTGATCGAGAGCAACGGCATCCATCGCTTCATGTCGTATTGA